A window of the Kiritimatiellia bacterium genome harbors these coding sequences:
- a CDS encoding citrate synthase, producing MSAETGQSKAQLTHDGRTVELPVLSDNLGQRAIDIRNLRKDTGLTSYDPGFANTVSCRSGVSYVDGEAGRLVYRGYSVEDLAENCTFIEVAYLLIHDRLPTRPQLEQFSVLMNRHSMIHEDMITFFEKYPEHAHPMAVLSAMVVSLSSFYPELEETEAEELDITATRLLSKLRTIAAFSYKKSIGEPFVYPSYKLSYCANFLNMMFSSPVRDYPMDPMLVRVMNQMLILHADHDQNCSTSTVRLVGSARVNLYACISAGICALWGPLHGGANQEVIEMLERIRLQGGNVDAVIEQAKDKSKGFRLSGFGHRIYKTYDPRARIAKRMCKEVLDKLGVQDPLLDIAMRLEEKALADSFFIERKLYPNVDFYTGIIYRAMGFPTDMYTVLFALGRLPGWISQWLEMTRDPEQKIWRPRQLYTGQNNLPFVPIDKR from the coding sequence ATGAGCGCAGAAACGGGACAGAGCAAAGCACAGTTGACCCACGACGGGCGGACCGTGGAACTGCCGGTCTTGTCCGATAACCTCGGCCAGCGCGCCATCGACATCCGAAACCTGCGGAAGGACACCGGCCTGACGTCCTACGACCCGGGATTCGCCAACACCGTGAGCTGCCGCAGCGGCGTGAGCTACGTGGACGGCGAGGCCGGCCGCCTGGTCTACCGCGGCTACTCCGTCGAGGACCTGGCCGAGAACTGCACCTTCATCGAAGTCGCCTACCTGCTGATCCACGACCGGTTGCCGACCCGGCCGCAGCTCGAGCAGTTCAGCGTCCTCATGAACCGACACTCGATGATCCACGAGGACATGATCACCTTTTTCGAGAAGTATCCCGAGCACGCCCATCCCATGGCCGTGCTCTCGGCCATGGTGGTCTCGCTCTCCAGCTTCTACCCGGAACTGGAGGAGACGGAAGCCGAGGAACTGGACATCACGGCGACCCGCCTGCTCTCCAAGCTGCGTACCATCGCCGCGTTCTCCTACAAGAAATCCATCGGCGAGCCGTTCGTCTACCCCAGCTACAAGTTGAGCTACTGCGCCAACTTCCTGAACATGATGTTCTCTTCGCCCGTCCGCGACTACCCCATGGACCCCATGCTGGTCCGGGTCATGAACCAGATGCTGATCCTGCACGCGGACCACGACCAGAACTGCAGCACCTCCACCGTCCGCCTCGTCGGCAGCGCGCGGGTCAATCTCTACGCCTGCATCTCCGCCGGCATCTGCGCCCTCTGGGGCCCGCTCCACGGCGGCGCCAACCAGGAGGTGATCGAGATGCTCGAGCGGATCCGCCTGCAGGGCGGCAACGTGGACGCGGTGATCGAGCAGGCCAAGGACAAGTCGAAGGGCTTCCGGTTGAGCGGATTCGGGCACCGGATCTACAAGACCTACGATCCGCGCGCCCGCATTGCCAAGCGCATGTGCAAGGAGGTGCTCGACAAGCTGGGCGTCCAGGACCCGTTGCTCGACATCGCCATGCGGCTGGAGGAGAAGGCGCTCGCCGACTCGTTCTTCATCGAGCGCAAGCTCTACCCGAACGTGGATTTCTACACGGGCATCATCTACCGCGCCATGGGCTTCCCGACGGACATGTACACCGTGCTCTTCGCCCTCGGCCGGTTGCCGGGCTGGATCAGCCAGTGGCTGGAGATGACACGGGACCCGGAACAGAAGATCTGGCGGCCCCGCCAGCTTTACACGGGCCAGAACAACCTGCCCTTCGTGCCCATCGACAAGCGGTAG
- a CDS encoding SUMF1/EgtB/PvdO family nonheme iron enzyme, with translation MAGEPNNGGTGRTEAYRYRLPLGSTLAHFRILRPLGVGEFGEVYLAEDVETRKRSALRIIPEEIAGLPQTAAALRELVSLSEKLDHPNIRLIREMGTDQGLMYLAMDFIEGPRGEPRALRDEIRDGGGRIRDERKVRHVALQICAALEHAHRSGVVHGYLHPADILIGSLDAQRTVHRRLGSAAEAASDLDALEVHVSDFGIMPLREVLPVALKSDAYTSPEEKAGQVTPQTDFYAFGVILYQMLTGGRPGATFVPPSRYGVSKVWDPITERCLEPDPADRYPDAVALRRDVEKAVTNLGLRRMLIALVLLALAGVAAWQGYRVWQKVQAAIERRAEERRLAAERQAEAESLLAQARDLFSLRKIAQADVLTRRALDLVPGLPEALALQKELERAGDMAQAELARVDGAARLERLRSEGTEPAEKQALEKALAVFARAEALLAAPDYAAAKEAFREAVAECDHGLQLVENRQAALKSRKRAEQARWNAKRHSAERDAPELWANAEDRFSAAARSMESGVFLDAVKDWSAAIQVYGQAEQIGLAALRVRAEEARSVQAQEEERQMRLRWPGLPDGYRVIGQETDAASGLPKIIEHKKTGYRLLLIPAGPFSLGSPAGVGAAEEHPARRIELGDYWIGESEVTVEQYTGFLVENGNQTEAGVTWVNMGPAIKLSMVDGQFMPDPGFEEHPVVEVSWYGARAFAEWIGGDLPTEAQWEKAAEGGRETLWPWGDTWDWTRANTAERLGGRAEFKSFEEWLAWWEPYQRDILAKRKGAYAETTRPVRRFEPNGYGLFDMAGNVLEWCLDYYLPDAYRNLQDGQQDPPPVPQGSPEKVTYWRGGEKFEETAECRVVRGGSWGYMGQYARCAFRFKALSTGRYSDGGFRVVVRLRTAP, from the coding sequence ATGGCGGGCGAACCGAACAACGGCGGGACGGGCAGAACGGAAGCGTACCGCTATCGACTGCCGCTCGGTTCCACCCTGGCGCATTTCCGCATCTTGCGCCCGCTGGGCGTCGGCGAATTCGGCGAGGTCTACCTGGCCGAGGACGTCGAAACCCGGAAACGGAGCGCCCTCCGGATCATCCCGGAGGAAATCGCGGGGTTGCCTCAAACCGCGGCGGCGCTGCGGGAGCTCGTGAGCTTGAGCGAAAAGCTCGATCACCCGAACATCCGGCTGATCCGCGAAATGGGGACGGACCAGGGGCTGATGTACCTGGCCATGGATTTCATCGAGGGGCCGCGCGGCGAACCCCGGGCGCTGCGGGACGAAATACGGGACGGCGGGGGCCGGATCCGGGACGAGCGGAAGGTGAGGCACGTGGCCCTCCAGATCTGCGCGGCACTGGAGCACGCGCACCGGTCGGGTGTCGTGCACGGCTACCTGCATCCCGCCGACATCCTCATCGGGTCTCTCGATGCCCAGCGAACCGTACACCGGCGGCTGGGCTCGGCCGCGGAGGCGGCATCCGACCTGGATGCGCTGGAAGTGCACGTCTCCGATTTCGGCATCATGCCGCTTCGCGAGGTGCTGCCCGTCGCCCTGAAGAGCGACGCCTACACCAGCCCCGAGGAAAAGGCCGGCCAGGTCACCCCGCAGACCGATTTCTATGCCTTCGGCGTGATCCTTTACCAGATGCTCACGGGCGGGCGCCCGGGCGCGACGTTTGTGCCGCCCTCGCGCTACGGGGTGTCCAAGGTCTGGGACCCGATCACGGAACGATGCCTGGAGCCGGACCCGGCGGACCGGTATCCCGATGCCGTGGCGCTGCGGCGCGACGTGGAGAAAGCCGTCACGAACCTCGGGTTGCGCCGGATGCTGATCGCCCTGGTCCTGCTGGCGCTGGCCGGCGTGGCGGCGTGGCAGGGGTACCGGGTCTGGCAGAAGGTGCAGGCCGCGATCGAGCGGCGCGCCGAGGAGCGGCGCCTGGCGGCGGAGCGGCAGGCGGAGGCCGAGTCGCTGCTCGCGCAGGCCCGCGACCTGTTCTCGTTGCGCAAGATCGCGCAAGCCGACGTGCTCACGCGGCGCGCGCTGGACCTGGTTCCCGGCCTGCCGGAGGCGCTGGCCCTGCAGAAGGAGCTGGAGCGGGCGGGGGACATGGCCCAGGCGGAACTGGCCCGCGTGGACGGGGCCGCCAGGTTGGAGCGGCTGCGCAGCGAGGGGACCGAGCCGGCCGAAAAGCAGGCCCTCGAAAAGGCCCTGGCGGTCTTCGCCCGCGCGGAGGCGCTGTTGGCGGCCCCGGATTACGCGGCGGCCAAGGAGGCGTTCCGGGAGGCCGTGGCCGAGTGCGATCACGGGCTTCAACTTGTGGAGAACCGCCAGGCGGCCCTGAAGAGCAGGAAACGGGCGGAACAGGCGCGCTGGAATGCGAAGCGCCATAGCGCCGAACGGGATGCGCCCGAGTTATGGGCCAACGCGGAGGATCGCTTCAGCGCCGCGGCCCGGTCGATGGAATCCGGCGTCTTCCTGGACGCCGTCAAGGACTGGTCGGCCGCCATCCAGGTGTACGGGCAGGCCGAGCAGATCGGGCTGGCGGCACTGCGCGTCCGCGCCGAGGAAGCCCGCTCGGTGCAGGCCCAGGAGGAGGAGCGGCAGATGCGCCTGCGCTGGCCGGGCCTGCCGGACGGGTACCGCGTAATCGGGCAGGAGACCGATGCCGCCAGCGGCCTGCCGAAGATCATCGAGCACAAGAAGACCGGGTATCGCCTGCTGCTGATCCCGGCCGGCCCGTTCTCGCTCGGCAGTCCCGCGGGGGTGGGCGCGGCGGAGGAGCATCCCGCCCGCCGGATCGAGCTGGGCGATTACTGGATCGGCGAGTCGGAGGTGACCGTGGAGCAGTACACGGGTTTCCTCGTGGAAAACGGCAACCAGACCGAAGCCGGCGTGACGTGGGTGAACATGGGGCCGGCGATCAAGTTAAGCATGGTGGACGGGCAATTCATGCCGGATCCCGGCTTCGAGGAGCATCCCGTGGTCGAGGTCTCGTGGTATGGGGCCCGCGCGTTCGCGGAATGGATCGGCGGCGATCTGCCGACCGAGGCGCAGTGGGAGAAGGCCGCCGAAGGAGGGCGGGAAACCCTGTGGCCGTGGGGCGATACATGGGACTGGACCCGGGCCAACACGGCCGAGCGGCTGGGCGGGCGCGCCGAGTTCAAAAGCTTCGAGGAATGGCTGGCTTGGTGGGAGCCCTACCAGCGCGATATCCTGGCGAAACGGAAGGGCGCCTACGCGGAGACCACGCGCCCCGTTCGGCGCTTCGAGCCCAATGGCTACGGCCTCTTCGATATGGCCGGCAATGTCCTCGAGTGGTGCCTGGACTACTACCTGCCGGACGCCTACCGGAACCTGCAGGACGGGCAGCAGGATCCGCCGCCCGTGCCGCAGGGCTCGCCGGAAAAAGTGACATACTGGCGGGGCGGCGAGAAGTTCGAGGAGACGGCGGAGTGCCGCGTGGTGCGGGGGGGGAGTTGGGGGTACATGGGGCAATACGCGCGCTGCGCCTTCCGGTTCAAGGCCTTGTCCACCGGACGTTATTCGGACGGCGGGTTCCGGGTGGTCGTCCGGCTCCGGACCGCGCCCTGA
- the rpmB gene encoding 50S ribosomal protein L28 → MAMACEICGKGIRTGNRIVRHGLSKKKGGIGLHTTAVTGRRFLPNLQRLRVRENGGVKTRRVCTSCIKAGRIVKA, encoded by the coding sequence ATGGCGATGGCTTGCGAAATATGCGGGAAGGGCATCCGGACGGGAAACCGGATCGTGCGGCATGGATTGTCCAAGAAGAAGGGCGGCATCGGCCTGCATACCACGGCCGTCACGGGCCGGCGGTTCCTGCCGAACCTCCAGCGGCTGCGCGTCCGCGAAAACGGCGGCGTCAAGACCCGCCGTGTCTGCACCTCGTGCATCAAGGCCGGCCGGATCGTCAAGGCCTGA